A single Candidatus Zixiibacteriota bacterium DNA region contains:
- the nuoF gene encoding NADH-quinone oxidoreductase subunit NuoF, with the protein MELKVLLKNVDNLDQHRIETYISGGGYTAWDKVLKGMKPEEVADVVKRSGLRGRGGAGFPAGVKWGFVPKDSPKPKYLVCNGDESEPGTCKDRVLLENDPHAVVEGMAIASYAIGAHHAFIYIRGEFVFPASRMRKAVEEAYGKGMLGKNILGSGYDLEITVHTGGGAYICGEETALLESLEGKRGLSRIRPPFPALEGLYACPTVVNNVETLANVPLVINNGAEWYSAMGTEKSKGTRIFCLSGHVKNPGNYELELGMPLKHLIYDIGGGILDDKKLKAVIPGGSSTPVLKPDQIDVLLDFESLAQAGSMLGSGGVIVMHEDTCMVYAARKLAYFYMHESCGKCTPCRTGTQWMYQMLDRIEKGEGTETDIDLLLDVCDNIEGQTICPLGDAAAMPVRAFAKTFRDEFEYHIKHKKCMVENKFPSFI; encoded by the coding sequence ATGGAACTGAAAGTTCTATTGAAGAATGTTGATAATCTCGATCAGCACAGAATAGAAACATATATTTCTGGCGGCGGGTACACGGCGTGGGATAAGGTCTTGAAGGGGATGAAGCCGGAAGAGGTCGCAGATGTTGTTAAGCGCTCCGGTCTCCGTGGACGTGGCGGGGCAGGATTTCCTGCCGGCGTGAAGTGGGGATTTGTCCCGAAAGACTCTCCCAAGCCGAAGTATCTCGTATGCAATGGTGATGAATCTGAACCGGGCACATGTAAAGACCGCGTTCTGCTGGAAAACGATCCACACGCAGTCGTCGAAGGTATGGCCATAGCGTCATATGCGATAGGCGCGCACCATGCATTCATCTACATTCGCGGCGAATTTGTTTTCCCGGCATCGAGGATGCGCAAAGCTGTCGAGGAAGCATACGGCAAGGGCATGCTTGGCAAGAACATTCTTGGTAGCGGCTATGATTTGGAGATTACCGTACACACTGGTGGTGGAGCCTATATATGCGGTGAAGAGACGGCGTTGCTTGAATCTCTCGAAGGCAAACGCGGATTGTCGCGCATCAGACCGCCGTTCCCGGCCCTTGAGGGTCTCTATGCATGCCCGACAGTCGTCAACAATGTAGAGACGCTTGCTAACGTTCCGCTGGTAATCAACAACGGCGCCGAATGGTACTCCGCGATGGGTACCGAAAAATCAAAAGGCACGAGGATATTCTGCCTGTCGGGTCATGTCAAGAATCCCGGCAATTACGAGCTCGAACTCGGCATGCCTCTCAAGCACTTGATATATGATATCGGGGGCGGCATTCTGGATGACAAGAAGCTGAAGGCAGTGATACCGGGTGGATCGTCCACGCCGGTTTTGAAACCTGACCAGATAGATGTTCTGCTCGACTTTGAATCTCTTGCTCAAGCAGGGTCCATGCTTGGCTCTGGTGGTGTGATTGTGATGCATGAAGACACGTGTATGGTATATGCCGCGAGGAAGCTGGCATATTTCTATATGCATGAGTCCTGCGGAAAGTGCACTCCCTGTCGTACGGGCACTCAGTGGATGTACCAGATGCTCGACAGAATCGAGAAGGGGGAAGGCACGGAAACGGACATTGATCTGCTGCTCGACGTGTGCGACAATATCGAAGGACAGACAATTTGCCCGCTCGGTGACGCTGCTGCTATGCCCGTGCGAGCGTTTGCGAAGACATTCAGAGATGAGTTTGAGTATCACATCAAGCACAAGAAGTGTATGGTCGAGAACAAATTCCCGAGTTTCATTTAA
- the nuoE gene encoding NADH-quinone oxidoreductase subunit NuoE produces MILTDESVKQIRLTIPHYPQRRSCILPALTIAYWQVGHLNDDLYREISDILELQLVDVAEAASFYTMFPKRPVGRYFIQVCQNISCSLLGADSLIEYLLEKLNVKLGDITKDGLFTVVTVECLGSCTTAPMMQVNDKYYEKLTRIKVDSIIEELRSKG; encoded by the coding sequence ATGATTTTGACCGACGAGAGCGTGAAGCAGATTAGGTTGACGATACCGCACTATCCTCAGCGCCGCTCGTGCATTTTGCCCGCGCTAACGATTGCATATTGGCAGGTTGGCCATCTTAATGATGATCTGTATCGCGAAATCTCGGATATTCTCGAACTGCAATTGGTAGATGTCGCCGAGGCCGCATCATTCTATACGATGTTTCCGAAGAGGCCGGTCGGCAGGTATTTCATTCAGGTCTGCCAGAACATATCGTGCTCATTGCTCGGTGCAGATTCACTTATCGAGTATCTGTTGGAGAAACTGAACGTCAAACTGGGCGATATCACAAAGGACGGATTGTTCACGGTTGTGACGGTAGAGTGTCTCGGATCATGCACTACCGCACCAATGATGCAAGTTAACGACAAATATTACGAGAAGCTGACTCGCATCAAGGTTGATTCTATCATCGAAGAGTTGAGAAGTAAGGGATAG
- the nuoD gene encoding NADH dehydrogenase (quinone) subunit D, whose protein sequence is METRTMTINMGPQHPATHGVLRIQLELDGETVVKADPIIGYLHTGIEKTAESKHYYKAIPLTDRMDYLAPMSNNLGFCLAVEKLLGIEIPAKAQWARVCLTELTRLNSHLVWIGTHALDIGAMSMLLYAFREREKILGIYELVSGQRMMSTYFRLGGLAEDLPVDFEEKMRDILEDFPSKFNEYEDLLTNNPIWRNRTIGVAKISPEDAISCGFTGPLLRACGMKHDLRKANPYSSYEKFDFDIPTNDGCDVYARYLVRLEEMRQSLRIIRQTLDGMPEGLYRAHAPGIVLPPKEKVLTEMESLIFHFKIITEGIHPPVGEVYQGIEGPKGELGFYIVSDGGPYPYRMRVRPPCFVHTAALKKLCQGGLVADVIAAIGSIDIVLGEVDR, encoded by the coding sequence ATGGAAACCAGAACGATGACCATCAACATGGGGCCGCAGCATCCGGCGACACACGGCGTTCTGCGGATTCAACTCGAACTCGACGGCGAGACTGTCGTCAAGGCTGATCCCATCATCGGCTATTTGCATACCGGGATTGAGAAGACCGCCGAATCGAAGCACTACTACAAAGCAATCCCCCTCACTGATCGGATGGATTATCTCGCTCCGATGTCGAACAATCTCGGTTTCTGCCTGGCAGTCGAGAAGTTGCTGGGTATAGAGATCCCCGCTAAGGCGCAGTGGGCGAGAGTATGCCTCACTGAACTAACACGACTCAATTCGCATCTAGTCTGGATCGGAACACACGCCCTTGATATCGGTGCCATGAGCATGTTGCTGTATGCTTTCCGCGAGCGAGAGAAGATCCTGGGAATATATGAGCTTGTCTCTGGTCAGCGCATGATGTCGACTTATTTCCGTCTCGGTGGACTTGCTGAGGATCTCCCGGTCGATTTTGAGGAGAAGATGCGAGATATACTCGAGGACTTCCCGTCGAAATTTAACGAGTATGAAGACTTGCTGACAAACAATCCCATCTGGCGTAATCGCACAATCGGCGTTGCTAAGATTTCACCGGAGGATGCTATCAGTTGCGGGTTTACCGGACCTCTTCTGAGAGCTTGCGGTATGAAGCATGATCTAAGGAAGGCAAATCCGTACTCATCATACGAAAAATTCGATTTCGATATTCCGACTAATGACGGCTGCGATGTCTACGCACGGTATCTCGTGAGACTCGAAGAGATGCGTCAGAGCCTTAGGATCATCCGACAGACTCTCGATGGAATGCCGGAAGGGCTGTACCGCGCTCATGCCCCCGGAATAGTGCTTCCCCCGAAGGAGAAAGTACTAACCGAAATGGAATCGCTCATATTCCATTTCAAGATTATCACGGAAGGAATCCATCCTCCCGTCGGAGAAGTGTATCAAGGCATCGAAGGTCCTAAGGGGGAGCTTGGCTTCTATATAGTGTCGGATGGCGGACCGTATCCATATCGCATGCGGGTCAGGCCACCATGTTTTGTGCATACCGCGGCACTCAAGAAGCTGTGTCAGGGCGGTCTTGTCGCGGATGTAATTGCGGCTATTGGATCGATTGATATTGTACTGGGCGAGGTTGACCGATGA
- a CDS encoding NADH-quinone oxidoreductase subunit C, whose amino-acid sequence MTVTHDNIETKLREAFGDSILEVLHFRDELTFIISKEFLIGIVEFLRDEPEFAYTFLTDLTATDWPDREQRHEVVYLLYSFDSHTYVRLKVRLKEGEKISSLCGIWDIANWFEREVYDLFGVEFEGHPDLTRILTPDGFEGHPLRKDFPLTYEVPQFTYNIDDPPEVID is encoded by the coding sequence GTGACAGTGACGCACGACAATATAGAGACAAAGCTGAGGGAAGCCTTCGGAGATTCTATCCTTGAAGTGCTCCATTTCAGGGATGAGTTGACGTTCATAATTTCGAAAGAGTTCCTCATTGGCATAGTGGAATTCCTCAGAGATGAACCGGAATTCGCATATACTTTCCTCACCGACCTGACCGCCACCGACTGGCCTGATCGTGAGCAGCGACATGAGGTCGTCTACCTTCTCTATTCCTTTGATTCGCACACTTATGTAAGACTTAAGGTACGATTGAAGGAAGGGGAGAAGATATCGAGCCTTTGTGGAATCTGGGATATCGCAAACTGGTTCGAGCGAGAGGTGTACGATCTCTTCGGTGTCGAATTCGAAGGGCATCCTGACCTGACCAGGATTCTGACGCCTGATGGCTTTGAAGGTCATCCGCTGAGGAAAGATTTCCCATTGACATACGAAGTCCCTCAATTCACATACAATATTGACGACCCACCGGAGGTCATCGACTGA
- a CDS encoding NADH-quinone oxidoreductase subunit B yields MGLEEKIPDGILLTSVDKMVNWARKSSLWPLGFGLACCAIEMMSTFGPRFDLARFGMEVMRASPRQADLMIVSGRVSNKMAPVLKRLYDQMPSPKWVIAMGACASSGGVFNNYAILQGVDKILPVDVYVPGCPPRPEQLIDGIVKLQEKIKTESVKKPA; encoded by the coding sequence ATGGGATTAGAGGAAAAGATTCCGGATGGGATACTCCTGACAAGCGTTGACAAAATGGTTAACTGGGCCAGGAAATCGTCCCTGTGGCCGCTTGGATTTGGACTCGCCTGCTGCGCAATTGAGATGATGTCAACGTTTGGGCCGAGATTCGATCTGGCACGCTTCGGAATGGAAGTAATGCGTGCATCCCCCCGGCAAGCCGACCTGATGATTGTCTCGGGCAGGGTCTCGAACAAGATGGCGCCGGTACTCAAGCGCCTCTACGATCAGATGCCATCACCAAAATGGGTTATCGCTATGGGAGCTTGTGCGTCGAGCGGAGGCGTCTTCAACAACTATGCAATTCTGCAAGGCGTTGACAAAATCTTGCCGGTGGATGTCTATGTTCCCGGTTGCCCTCCCAGGCCTGAACAGTTGATAGATGGAATAGTGAAGCTCCAGGAGAAAATTAAGACAGAATCGGTGAAGAAGCCTGCGTGA
- a CDS encoding NADH-quinone oxidoreductase subunit A, with translation MFETFFPIALLLFVSIAAGGGLYLASKFLGRKTPDSVFMDTPYECGVEPVGSTKERFPVKFYLIAILFIVFDIEVVFMYPWAVVYKRLALFGFIEMLVFIGILLIGYVYILRRGALKWD, from the coding sequence GTGTTTGAGACATTTTTTCCGATTGCACTGCTACTTTTCGTTTCGATAGCCGCAGGTGGGGGGCTCTATCTCGCTTCAAAGTTTCTCGGCAGGAAAACTCCCGATTCCGTTTTCATGGATACGCCTTACGAGTGCGGAGTGGAACCAGTCGGCTCGACAAAGGAACGATTCCCGGTGAAGTTTTACCTCATAGCGATTCTGTTCATAGTCTTTGATATAGAAGTGGTTTTCATGTATCCGTGGGCAGTTGTCTACAAAAGACTCGCGTTATTCGGATTCATTGAAATGCTCGTTTTCATTGGAATTCTCTTGATTGGATACGTATACATTCTCCGCAGAGGTGCCCTGAAATGGGATTAG
- a CDS encoding dockerin type I repeat-containing protein, with protein sequence MSFKINYHASEISLVSYSLLGSRIPPEWDRVSAVERSSGTMFYAMPDTSGTAQDHTLAPGSGLAVTLRFQVLNPPENRIRFHFERMQLLGQANGYATFEYPWWNFASFQQIDTDIFLTFVQGDADGSGAIDIDDVVFLIAYMFQGGPAPEVFEIGDFNGDFAIDIDDAVALLEYIFG encoded by the coding sequence ATGTCATTTAAGATAAACTACCATGCCTCCGAGATCAGCTTGGTGTCATATTCGCTTCTTGGCAGCCGCATCCCTCCCGAGTGGGACAGAGTCTCAGCTGTTGAGCGCAGCTCCGGAACTATGTTCTATGCGATGCCGGACACGTCTGGCACGGCGCAAGACCATACGTTGGCACCCGGTAGCGGGCTAGCTGTGACACTCAGATTCCAGGTCCTAAATCCGCCAGAGAATAGGATCAGGTTCCATTTTGAAAGAATGCAGTTATTGGGCCAAGCTAATGGCTATGCGACTTTCGAATATCCCTGGTGGAATTTCGCGTCATTTCAGCAAATCGATACTGACATATTCCTGACGTTCGTGCAAGGCGATGCTGACGGTTCCGGAGCCATTGACATAGATGACGTCGTCTTCCTGATTGCCTACATGTTTCAAGGTGGTCCAGCCCCTGAGGTATTCGAGATAGGTGACTTCAACGGAGACTTCGCGATTGATATCGATGACGCAGTTGCTTTGCTGGAATACATATTTGGGTAG
- a CDS encoding VCBS repeat-containing protein, translated as MLERTRLAMLFLLLSLLIAGCSNKSNNPFDNNNQHDPQDETPPAAVTDLAATAVTDSSITLSWTSTFDTDNNYHWGFGYIIYYADFPLSTSNLTSAMRIVHQMIDPKDTGETETFKVSNLYSGTQYYFATRLEGYDKVTALSNIVIQKTGSPDTDNSAPAAITDLIVTRASRYSVLLEWTAPADDGPTEGAFQYDIRYYHEPINIQNWEYTNHLEWWYDLVPSPAGTHESLLIGDLWPGQTYYFAIRSRDEHPNQWSSLSNSDSATTYLAEEDMFDVISPSTLEVEFWGSYATAADFDHDGDVDLAVIREGESMVALIENDGQGNLTHSLDMRTASWPILILSARLNADQYDDIVTMNEFSNSISILLNSGNGTFAAHVDYPIGYTSYSFVAADLNGDAIDDIACVHHVDTNNVLVLLNNGYGAFSGPQSYVTGTPAYDIEAADIDNRGINDLLIATGWSLVKLTNNGNGTFSDDVEHFPGIQAYTITATLLNGDNSIDLLATETMDYQAYLSVYLNDGAGSLIFDNRSLVAADINTDRIEAIDLDNDLKTDLVGPGYSGFSFLPGLGDGSFQPADYYVVPEDYTTGGLTSICPADFDNDGDIDIATVNPRLIRIYFNRLINP; from the coding sequence ATGTTAGAACGCACACGCCTTGCAATGTTGTTTCTGCTCCTCAGTCTGCTTATTGCAGGTTGCTCGAACAAGAGCAATAATCCTTTTGATAACAACAATCAGCATGATCCGCAGGATGAGACTCCACCTGCAGCAGTCACTGATTTAGCAGCTACGGCTGTCACGGATAGCTCTATCACCCTTAGCTGGACATCAACCTTTGACACCGATAACAACTACCATTGGGGATTCGGCTATATAATTTATTACGCGGACTTCCCGTTATCCACAAGCAATCTTACCTCGGCGATGCGGATAGTTCACCAGATGATAGATCCGAAGGATACCGGAGAAACAGAGACTTTCAAAGTTAGTAATCTGTATTCTGGTACGCAGTACTATTTTGCAACGAGGCTGGAGGGTTACGACAAAGTCACGGCACTTTCCAATATCGTCATACAGAAAACCGGGTCTCCTGACACTGACAATTCAGCGCCTGCGGCAATCACCGATCTGATAGTCACTCGAGCTTCACGATATTCGGTATTATTGGAGTGGACTGCTCCCGCCGACGATGGCCCCACCGAGGGAGCATTCCAGTATGATATCCGCTACTACCATGAACCTATCAACATCCAGAACTGGGAATATACGAATCATCTGGAGTGGTGGTACGACCTCGTACCAAGCCCGGCAGGGACCCACGAGAGCCTGCTCATTGGCGACCTGTGGCCCGGCCAGACATACTACTTCGCGATACGTTCCCGTGATGAACACCCCAACCAATGGTCATCTTTATCCAACTCAGATAGCGCAACTACATACCTGGCCGAAGAAGATATGTTTGATGTAATCTCACCCAGCACGCTGGAGGTCGAGTTCTGGGGATCCTATGCGACCGCCGCAGATTTTGATCATGACGGCGATGTCGATCTCGCGGTTATCCGGGAGGGCGAGTCGATGGTGGCGCTGATTGAAAACGATGGGCAGGGCAATCTAACTCACTCACTGGATATGCGTACCGCTTCATGGCCGATACTCATACTGTCCGCTCGACTTAATGCTGATCAGTATGACGATATTGTGACTATGAATGAGTTCTCCAATTCCATCTCGATTTTGTTGAATAGTGGCAACGGCACATTTGCAGCACATGTTGATTACCCAATCGGCTATACGTCCTATTCATTTGTCGCTGCAGACCTGAACGGCGATGCTATAGATGATATCGCGTGCGTCCACCACGTTGATACCAACAATGTATTGGTCCTGCTGAATAATGGATACGGCGCGTTTTCCGGTCCCCAATCATACGTTACTGGCACACCAGCATATGATATCGAAGCCGCGGACATTGACAATAGAGGTATAAACGACCTTTTGATCGCTACGGGATGGAGTCTTGTAAAGTTGACGAACAACGGCAATGGCACCTTTAGCGACGACGTTGAGCACTTTCCCGGGATTCAAGCGTACACCATTACGGCAACTCTTTTGAATGGTGACAATTCTATCGATCTGTTAGCGACTGAAACTATGGACTATCAGGCTTATCTGTCTGTATACTTAAATGACGGTGCCGGTAGTCTAATATTTGACAACCGTAGCCTCGTGGCAGCAGACATTAACACCGATAGAATAGAAGCTATTGACCTGGACAATGACCTGAAGACTGACTTGGTCGGCCCCGGATATTCCGGATTCAGTTTTCTCCCGGGGTTAGGCGACGGTTCTTTCCAACCTGCAGACTACTATGTTGTTCCAGAGGATTATACAACTGGGGGACTCACCAGCATTTGCCCAGCCGATTTCGACAACGACGGTGACATTGATATTGCAACAGTAAACCCCCGGCTTATCAGAATCTATTTCAATAGGCTGATCAATCCCTAA
- a CDS encoding MFS transporter, translated as MDFPGFHKRSSLFGWLIYDFANTIFSMNILTMYFAQWIVVDLGYPDIYYSVAYSSSMVAVALTLPILGHRSDSRGNKKGLLVLFTIGCIFATAFLGTMALVISDVASLMIFGLICVGVANYFYEGGLVFYNAMLTSVSTKQNVGTISGLGVGLGYVGAICGLLLVQPFVDGAVPFWPAGRHAAFLPTAILFFLFFLPTWILLKEKPTVRKIAVERDGPIRGLVKSLKEAKEYRGAFRFLIADFLFEDAIATLIIFMAVYTEKVMGLPDKAKITLFIVSTLSAVVGSVMSGRTSDRFGHYATLKCVVIGWVMLLVFVSFTTDETLFWILGSVVGILLGSTWTISRPILNSLVPEQKLGLFYGLYSLSGKAAAVIGPVAWGAVVLLCKEGSPPAKWMLSLLGWIGVQVSQSVSQSIEYRFAVFSLAIIMLAGLIIYLRVPQFPDEQASPS; from the coding sequence ATGGACTTTCCAGGATTTCATAAGAGATCTTCTCTCTTTGGATGGCTGATCTATGATTTTGCCAACACGATCTTCTCGATGAACATCCTGACTATGTACTTCGCGCAGTGGATTGTTGTAGATCTCGGATATCCCGACATCTACTACAGTGTCGCATATTCGAGCTCGATGGTCGCTGTCGCCCTCACATTGCCAATACTCGGACACAGATCAGACAGTAGAGGCAACAAGAAGGGCCTTCTTGTCCTGTTTACAATCGGTTGCATATTCGCGACAGCCTTTCTCGGTACTATGGCGTTGGTAATCAGTGATGTCGCTTCCCTTATGATATTTGGTCTCATCTGTGTCGGTGTCGCCAACTACTTCTACGAGGGTGGTCTCGTATTCTACAATGCGATGTTGACTTCTGTGTCAACTAAGCAGAATGTGGGAACAATCTCTGGATTGGGTGTGGGACTGGGATATGTCGGGGCGATCTGCGGACTGCTGCTCGTGCAGCCTTTTGTCGATGGAGCAGTGCCTTTCTGGCCAGCGGGGCGTCATGCTGCATTCTTGCCGACGGCAATCCTGTTTTTTCTCTTCTTCCTGCCAACTTGGATTCTTCTAAAAGAGAAACCGACTGTTCGTAAGATCGCTGTCGAGCGAGATGGGCCGATTCGCGGATTGGTGAAAAGCCTGAAGGAGGCGAAAGAGTATCGAGGTGCATTCAGGTTCTTGATTGCTGATTTTCTCTTCGAGGATGCAATCGCCACGCTGATAATATTTATGGCTGTCTATACAGAGAAAGTGATGGGGTTGCCTGACAAGGCCAAGATTACGCTTTTCATCGTGTCGACACTAAGCGCTGTAGTTGGCTCAGTTATGTCGGGCAGAACCTCCGATCGTTTTGGTCATTACGCTACACTGAAATGTGTCGTTATCGGTTGGGTGATGCTTCTGGTTTTCGTCAGTTTCACGACGGATGAGACCCTCTTCTGGATTCTTGGATCAGTGGTCGGCATCCTGCTCGGATCGACCTGGACAATTTCGAGACCGATACTGAACAGCCTCGTTCCGGAGCAGAAGCTGGGCCTGTTCTATGGACTATACAGTTTATCCGGAAAGGCAGCAGCTGTGATTGGCCCGGTGGCGTGGGGCGCGGTCGTATTGCTTTGCAAAGAGGGTAGTCCGCCCGCCAAATGGATGCTATCACTTCTCGGTTGGATTGGTGTTCAGGTCTCCCAGTCGGTCAGCCAGTCAATCGAATACCGCTTCGCCGTTTTCTCTCTGGCCATCATAATGCTCGCAGGTCTCATCATATATTTACGTGTGCCCCAGTTTCCTGATGAGCAAGCCTCTCCATCATAA
- a CDS encoding HD domain-containing protein translates to MSRQDAYDLVKKNVTQKNLVKHILAVEAVMIRLAEYFGEDEQKWGLVGLLHDLDYSVTADKPSDHTFITEQWLTEAGAELTPEMLHAIRAHPGHIPCESRMDWALYCSDPVTGLIVAGVLMHPDKKLASVTSEYMLRRFKEKRFAAGAGRDEIAACEKIELTLDEFMTLALEGMTRISPELGF, encoded by the coding sequence ATATCGCGTCAGGATGCATATGATCTTGTTAAGAAAAACGTCACCCAGAAAAACCTCGTCAAACATATCCTCGCGGTCGAAGCTGTGATGATTCGACTGGCGGAGTATTTCGGCGAAGATGAGCAGAAGTGGGGGCTGGTCGGACTTCTGCATGATCTGGACTACAGCGTTACCGCCGACAAGCCATCTGATCATACTTTCATAACGGAGCAATGGCTGACTGAGGCAGGCGCGGAGCTTACTCCGGAAATGCTGCATGCCATCCGTGCCCATCCGGGACACATTCCATGTGAGAGCCGGATGGATTGGGCACTCTATTGCTCAGATCCCGTCACTGGCCTTATCGTGGCTGGTGTTTTGATGCATCCGGACAAGAAACTTGCGAGCGTTACGTCGGAATATATGCTGAGACGATTCAAAGAAAAACGCTTCGCAGCCGGGGCAGGACGTGACGAAATTGCTGCCTGCGAGAAGATCGAACTGACTCTCGATGAATTTATGACTCTCGCGCTCGAAGGCATGACAAGAATCTCACCCGAATTGGGTTTCTGA
- a CDS encoding T9SS type A sorting domain-containing protein — MRTVSFAVQIVLVIFSAAHAAPLSSTVESQVTDIIRGWSGEQMISTSSMIDLIGYQPVKCGTPAILSVQNIVRQASPKVQEELSLLLEKRYNQICPDTVGSLDDHFLIHYASSGTHAPANPTVDNNGNGIPDYIDQTAMIFDSVWTFQMGELGFEPPLSDGFYPAGIDDRYDVYVFDLSTGANFPGVYGATFPDTTVVSAGRPKSTSFIIIENDYAGASFGEYQGRPLDALRVTAAHEFFHAVQFGYDPFEFELGLVESDPNDDRTQWMEMSAVWMEEQAFDYVNDYYFYLPTFHYNCNWSLRTGRKDGSIQGTYQYAAVVWPLYLSQTFGSNTIRRIWEECAAISGPNVFQNAFDDVIREVSSDEQDFSTALSEFYVWNYFTASRAIDGFGYEEAADFGFSWAGQWYPSMIPEVFEDHLGETPFIQEFRNFPLIEYYPAADPPDGTGFKSWPDYLGANYIRLKPAGLDSIRFILDGEVQRVEGSHDRDTVDFDWKVRVATVNFEVDGGTVNLDPVIYSNVEELIARDLHLSTETLVVLVPYAQTKYARIHNDVAYKFTIPDTTEAILATAVSEPFPNPLVLSEVDQVRFNVEQPLESLIKMDVFTVAGEKVIEKAQFGNLITWNGRNESGELVASGLYIVYVKVGDQTEIFKVAVIE, encoded by the coding sequence GTGAGAACAGTATCATTTGCGGTCCAGATCGTTCTGGTGATTTTCTCAGCAGCGCACGCGGCGCCGCTAAGTTCGACGGTTGAAAGCCAGGTAACCGACATCATTCGGGGCTGGTCCGGCGAACAGATGATATCAACATCCTCAATGATCGATTTGATCGGCTACCAGCCTGTCAAATGCGGTACCCCGGCAATCCTGTCTGTCCAAAATATTGTTCGGCAGGCCTCACCAAAGGTACAAGAGGAGTTGAGCCTGCTGCTTGAGAAGAGGTATAATCAGATATGCCCGGATACAGTCGGCTCACTTGACGATCATTTTCTCATTCACTATGCCTCAAGCGGGACCCATGCTCCAGCCAACCCAACGGTCGACAACAATGGTAACGGAATCCCGGACTACATCGATCAGACGGCGATGATCTTCGATTCGGTGTGGACGTTTCAGATGGGAGAACTGGGCTTCGAACCGCCGCTCTCAGATGGCTTCTATCCAGCGGGAATTGATGACCGATACGACGTATATGTATTTGATCTGTCAACCGGGGCCAATTTTCCCGGCGTTTATGGTGCGACGTTTCCTGACACGACAGTTGTGTCTGCGGGGAGACCGAAGTCGACCAGTTTTATAATCATTGAAAATGATTACGCAGGAGCGAGCTTCGGGGAGTATCAGGGCCGCCCGCTTGATGCACTCCGGGTCACGGCAGCTCATGAGTTCTTTCACGCAGTGCAGTTTGGATATGATCCGTTCGAGTTCGAACTCGGTCTGGTCGAAAGTGATCCGAATGATGATAGAACTCAATGGATGGAGATGTCGGCGGTCTGGATGGAAGAGCAGGCATTCGACTATGTCAACGACTACTACTTCTATCTGCCCACATTCCATTATAACTGCAATTGGTCGTTGAGAACGGGTCGTAAAGATGGCAGCATCCAGGGGACCTATCAGTATGCTGCTGTGGTGTGGCCGCTTTACTTGTCGCAGACCTTTGGCTCGAATACAATAAGGAGAATTTGGGAGGAATGCGCTGCAATCTCCGGTCCGAATGTGTTCCAGAATGCCTTCGATGATGTCATCCGGGAGGTTTCCTCTGATGAACAGGACTTCTCGACCGCACTGTCGGAGTTCTACGTATGGAATTATTTCACCGCAAGTCGCGCCATTGACGGATTCGGCTACGAAGAGGCAGCCGACTTCGGATTTTCCTGGGCAGGTCAGTGGTACCCGTCGATGATACCGGAGGTGTTTGAGGATCATCTGGGCGAGACCCCGTTCATTCAGGAATTCAGAAATTTCCCGCTGATTGAATACTACCCAGCCGCAGATCCTCCGGATGGCACCGGATTCAAGTCCTGGCCCGATTATCTGGGAGCCAACTACATTAGGCTAAAACCAGCAGGACTCGATTCTATCAGATTTATTCTCGATGGTGAAGTCCAGCGTGTAGAAGGATCTCACGACCGGGACACTGTCGATTTCGACTGGAAAGTGAGAGTTGCAACGGTGAATTTCGAGGTTGATGGTGGCACGGTCAATCTCGACCCGGTCATCTACAGCAATGTTGAGGAGCTCATAGCGAGAGACCTGCATCTGTCAACGGAAACCCTTGTTGTACTTGTTCCATATGCACAAACGAAATACGCTCGGATTCATAATGATGTTGCATACAAGTTCACCATTCCAGACACTACTGAGGCAATATTGGCGACGGCGGTCTCTGAGCCATTTCCTAATCCACTTGTCCTGTCTGAGGTTGATCAAGTCAGGTTTAACGTCGAGCAACCTTTGGAGTCGCTGATCAAGATGGACGTATTCACTGTAGCAGGTGAGAAGGTCATCGAAAAGGCGCAATTTGGTAACTTGATCACATGGAACGGCAGGAACGAATCTGGTGAATTGGTTGCATCAGGACTCTATATTGTCTACGTCAAGGTGGGAGACCAAACTGAAATCTTCAAAGTCGCCGTGATCGAATGA